One genomic segment of Microcella indica includes these proteins:
- the rpsS gene encoding 30S ribosomal protein S19, producing MPRSLKKGPFVDDHLLRKVFTQNEANSKNVIKTWSRRSMIVPAMLGHTIAVHDGRKHIPVFVTETMVGHKLGEFAPTRTFRGHEKDDKKGRRR from the coding sequence ATGCCACGCAGTCTCAAGAAGGGCCCCTTCGTCGACGACCACCTGCTTCGCAAGGTGTTCACGCAGAACGAGGCCAACAGCAAGAACGTCATCAAGACCTGGTCGCGCCGATCGATGATCGTGCCCGCGATGCTCGGCCACACCATCGCCGTGCACGACGGTCGCAAGCACATCCCCGTGTTCGTGACCGAGACCATGGTCGGGCACAAGCTCGGCGAGTTCGCGCCCACCCGCACCTTCCGTGGACACGAGAAGGACGACAAGAAGGGTCGTCGCCGCTAA
- the rplV gene encoding 50S ribosomal protein L22 — translation MVESIARVRHIRVTPQKARRVVDLIRGKQALEALAILKFAPQGASEPVYKLVASAMANARVKADAANSFLDEQDLYVSRAFVDEGTTLKRFQPRAQGRAFRILKRTSHITIVLATPDELTAAGSSTSKKKASK, via the coding sequence ATGGTGGAGTCGATCGCCCGCGTGCGACACATCCGCGTGACGCCTCAGAAGGCTCGTCGCGTCGTCGACCTGATCCGCGGCAAGCAGGCCCTCGAGGCCCTGGCCATCCTGAAGTTCGCACCCCAGGGTGCGAGCGAGCCCGTCTACAAGCTCGTCGCGTCGGCCATGGCCAACGCACGGGTGAAGGCGGATGCAGCGAACTCCTTCCTCGACGAGCAGGACCTCTATGTGTCCCGCGCATTCGTCGACGAGGGCACGACCCTCAAGCGGTTCCAGCCGCGCGCCCAGGGTCGGGCGTTCCGCATCCTCAAGCGCACCAGCCACATCACGATCGTCCTCGCGACGCCGGATGAGCTGACCGCCGCGGGCTCGAGCACGAGCAAGAAGAAGGCGAGCAAGTAG
- the rpsC gene encoding 30S ribosomal protein S3 produces the protein MGQKVNPYGFRLGITTDHVSRWFSDSTKAGQRYSDYVAEDVKIRRMLTTSLDRAGVARIEIERTRDRVRVDIHTARPGIVIGRRGAEAERIRSDLEKLTAKQIQLNILEVKNPEAEAQLVAQGIAEQLSARVAFRRAMRKGLQGAQRAGAKGVRIQVSGRLGGAEMSRSEFYREGRVPLHTLRANIDYGFYEARTTFGRIGVKVWIYKGDITNKELAREQASQKSSRPERRDSDRGPRRDGGRPAAAKAPAAAGAEG, from the coding sequence ATGGGCCAGAAAGTCAATCCGTACGGCTTCCGACTCGGAATCACCACCGACCACGTGTCGCGCTGGTTCTCCGACAGCACGAAGGCCGGTCAGCGCTACTCAGATTATGTCGCGGAGGACGTCAAGATCCGCCGGATGCTCACCACGAGCCTCGACCGCGCCGGCGTCGCCCGCATCGAGATCGAGCGCACCCGTGACCGGGTTCGCGTCGACATCCACACCGCCCGCCCGGGCATCGTGATCGGTCGCCGCGGCGCCGAGGCTGAGCGCATCCGCTCCGACCTCGAGAAGCTCACCGCCAAGCAGATCCAGCTCAACATCCTCGAGGTCAAGAACCCCGAGGCCGAGGCGCAGCTCGTCGCGCAGGGCATCGCGGAGCAGCTCAGCGCTCGCGTGGCCTTCCGCCGTGCGATGCGCAAGGGCCTCCAGGGCGCCCAGCGTGCCGGCGCCAAGGGTGTGCGCATCCAGGTCTCCGGCCGCCTCGGCGGCGCCGAGATGAGCCGCTCCGAGTTCTACCGCGAAGGCCGTGTGCCCCTGCACACCCTCCGCGCGAACATCGACTACGGCTTCTACGAGGCCCGCACGACCTTCGGTCGCATCGGCGTGAAGGTCTGGATCTACAAGGGCGACATCACCAACAAGGAACTCGCTCGCGAGCAGGCGTCTCAGAAGTCGTCGCGCCCCGAGCGTCGTGACTCTGACCGCGGCCCGCGTCGCGACGGCGGCCGTCCGGCCGCCGCCAAGGCGCCCGCTGCGGCCGGAGCGGAAGGCTAG
- the rplP gene encoding 50S ribosomal protein L16 has translation MLIPRKVKFRKQHHPKRGGHATGGTVVSFGEYGIQAITPAYVTNRQIESARIAMTRHIKRGGKVWINIYPDRPLTKKPAETRMGSGKGSPEWWVANVKPGRVLFEVAGVPEQLAREAMTRAIHKLPLKARIIKREEGDA, from the coding sequence ATGCTTATTCCCCGTAAGGTCAAGTTCCGGAAGCAGCACCACCCCAAGCGCGGTGGCCACGCGACCGGCGGAACCGTCGTGTCGTTCGGCGAGTACGGCATCCAGGCCATCACCCCTGCCTACGTGACCAACCGTCAGATCGAGTCCGCTCGTATCGCGATGACGCGTCACATCAAGCGTGGCGGCAAGGTGTGGATCAACATCTACCCCGACCGTCCGCTCACCAAGAAGCCCGCCGAGACCCGCATGGGTTCCGGTAAGGGCTCGCCGGAGTGGTGGGTCGCCAACGTCAAGCCGGGTCGCGTCCTCTTCGAGGTCGCCGGTGTTCCCGAGCAGCTCGCTCGTGAGGCCATGACCCGCGCAATTCACAAGCTGCCCCTCAAGGCACGCATCATCAAGCGCGAGGAGGGCGACGCGTAA
- the rpmC gene encoding 50S ribosomal protein L29 — protein sequence MAIGSKELAPVELDTFEDERLVDELKKAKEELFNLRFQAATGQLESHGRLRAVKRDIARIYTVIRERELGIRATPAPIEVPEKPAKKSTKAKAAADAGEKPEASDKGASDKTEEKN from the coding sequence ATGGCGATCGGATCGAAAGAGCTGGCACCTGTCGAGCTCGACACCTTTGAAGACGAGCGACTCGTCGACGAGCTGAAGAAGGCGAAGGAAGAACTCTTCAACCTTCGCTTCCAGGCCGCGACCGGGCAGCTCGAGAGCCACGGCCGGCTTCGTGCCGTCAAGCGCGACATCGCGCGCATCTACACCGTGATCCGCGAGCGCGAGCTGGGCATCCGTGCCACGCCCGCCCCCATCGAGGTTCCCGAGAAGCCGGCGAAGAAGTCCACCAAGGCGAAGGCCGCGGCTGACGCTGGCGAGAAGCCCGAGGCTTCGGACAAGGGTGCTTCGGACAAGACTGAGGAGAAGAACTGA
- the rpsQ gene encoding 30S ribosomal protein S17, which produces MATTEKKAAAGHESAAHDVRDESARGYRKVRRGYVTSDKMEKTIVVEVEDRVKHPLYGKVIRRTSKVKAHDEQNAAGVGDLVLISETRPLSATKRWRLVEILEKAK; this is translated from the coding sequence ATGGCGACGACCGAGAAGAAGGCCGCTGCCGGCCACGAGTCGGCCGCGCACGACGTTCGCGACGAGAGCGCCCGCGGGTACCGCAAGGTGCGCCGCGGCTACGTGACGAGCGACAAGATGGAGAAGACCATCGTCGTCGAGGTCGAGGACCGCGTGAAGCACCCGCTTTACGGCAAGGTCATCCGTCGCACCTCGAAGGTCAAGGCGCACGACGAGCAGAACGCCGCCGGTGTTGGCGACCTCGTGCTCATTTCCGAGACCCGTCCCCTGTCCGCTACGAAGCGCTGGCGCCTCGTCGAGATCCTCGAGAAGGCCAAGTAG
- the rplN gene encoding 50S ribosomal protein L14, with product MLQQESRVKVADNTGAKELLTIRVLGGSGRRYAGLGDVIVATVKDAIPGGNVKKGDVVKAVIVRTIKQTRRSDGSYIKFDENAAVILKADGDPRGTRIFGPVGRELRDKKFMKIVSLAPEVL from the coding sequence ATGCTTCAGCAGGAATCCCGCGTCAAGGTCGCCGACAACACCGGCGCCAAGGAGCTGCTCACGATCCGCGTGCTCGGCGGCTCCGGCCGTCGGTACGCCGGCCTCGGTGACGTCATCGTGGCGACCGTCAAGGACGCCATCCCCGGTGGCAACGTCAAGAAGGGCGACGTCGTCAAGGCGGTCATCGTGCGCACCATCAAGCAGACCCGTCGTTCCGACGGCTCGTACATCAAGTTCGACGAGAACGCCGCCGTGATCCTGAAGGCCGACGGGGACCCTCGTGGTACCCGCATCTTCGGGCCGGTCGGTCGTGAGCTTCGCGACAAGAAGTTCATGAAGATCGTCTCGCTCGCCCCGGAGGTGCTGTAA
- the rplX gene encoding 50S ribosomal protein L24 yields MAKIKKGDIVQVISGATEDRGGDRGKQGRVIEVLAEKNRVIVEGVNYVTKHVRVGQTQRGTKTGGIETSEASIHISNVALVDPKSKKPTRVGFREETVTKDGVKKTVRVRYAKKSGEKF; encoded by the coding sequence ATGGCCAAGATCAAGAAGGGCGACATCGTCCAGGTGATCAGCGGCGCGACCGAGGACCGCGGCGGAGACCGCGGCAAGCAGGGTCGCGTCATCGAGGTGCTCGCGGAGAAGAACCGCGTCATCGTCGAAGGCGTCAACTACGTCACGAAGCACGTGCGCGTCGGTCAGACGCAGCGCGGCACCAAGACGGGCGGCATCGAGACCTCCGAGGCCTCGATCCACATCTCGAACGTGGCGCTCGTCGACCCCAAGTCCAAGAAGCCGACCCGCGTCGGTTTCCGCGAGGAGACCGTGACGAAGGACGGCGTCAAGAAGACCGTCCGCGTGCGGTACGCCAAGAAGTCAGGTGAGAAGTTCTGA
- the rplE gene encoding 50S ribosomal protein L5, protein MSTTAPAQAGTIQPRLKQKYRAEITKALTEEFGYTNPHQVPGLVKIVVNTGVGEAARDSKVIDGAIKDLTAITGQKPQVTKARKSIAQFKLREGMPIGAHVTLRGNRAWEFMDRLVTLALPRIRDFRGLSPKQFDGHGNYTFGLTEQSVFHEIDQDKIDRVRGFDITIVTTAKTDDEGRALLRALGFPFANPAQ, encoded by the coding sequence ATGTCAACCACTGCCCCTGCGCAGGCTGGCACAATCCAGCCGCGCCTCAAGCAGAAGTACCGTGCCGAGATCACCAAGGCGCTGACCGAGGAGTTCGGGTACACCAACCCGCACCAGGTTCCCGGTCTCGTCAAGATCGTCGTGAACACGGGTGTCGGCGAGGCCGCTCGCGACAGCAAGGTCATCGACGGTGCGATCAAGGATCTCACCGCGATCACCGGCCAGAAGCCTCAGGTCACGAAGGCCCGCAAGTCGATCGCTCAGTTCAAGCTCCGCGAGGGCATGCCGATCGGCGCCCACGTGACGCTGCGCGGCAACCGCGCCTGGGAGTTCATGGACCGCCTCGTGACGCTCGCGCTGCCGCGCATCCGCGACTTCCGCGGCCTGAGCCCGAAGCAGTTCGACGGCCACGGCAACTACACCTTCGGCCTCACGGAGCAGAGCGTGTTCCACGAGATCGATCAGGACAAGATCGACCGCGTGCGCGGCTTCGACATCACGATCGTGACCACCGCGAAGACGGACGACGAGGGTCGCGCACTCCTGCGCGCGCTCGGCTTCCCCTTCGCGAACCCCGCCCAGTAG
- the rpsH gene encoding 30S ribosomal protein S8 gives MTMTDPVADMLTRLRNANSAHHDTVSLPGSKLKSHIAEILKREGYISDWAVEDARVGTTLTLSLKYGPNRERSIAGIKRVSKPGLRVYAKSTEIPNVLGGLGVAILSTSSGLLTDREAMKKGVGGEVLAYVW, from the coding sequence ATGACGATGACAGATCCGGTCGCAGACATGCTGACCAGACTGCGCAACGCCAACTCGGCGCACCACGACACGGTCTCGCTGCCCGGCAGCAAGCTGAAGTCGCACATCGCCGAGATCCTCAAGCGCGAGGGCTACATCTCGGACTGGGCGGTCGAGGACGCGCGCGTCGGCACGACGCTCACGCTCTCGCTCAAGTACGGGCCGAACCGCGAGCGGTCGATCGCCGGCATCAAGCGAGTCTCCAAGCCCGGCCTTCGCGTGTACGCGAAGTCCACCGAGATCCCGAACGTTCTCGGCGGCCTCGGCGTGGCCATCCTGTCGACCTCCTCGGGTCTCTTGACCGACCGCGAGGCGATGAAGAAGGGCGTGGGTGGGGAAGTCCTCGCCTACGTGTGGTGA
- the rplF gene encoding 50S ribosomal protein L6, producing MSRIGRMPIDIPSGVDVKIDGQAVTVKGPKGELGLTVAQPIRVALDDNQVVVTRPDDERDSRSLHGLTRTLIQNQIIGVTQGYTKGLEVVGTGYRVQSKGAAVEFALGYSHSITVDPPAGITFTVEGNNKLTVSGIDKQAVGEVAANIRKLRKPEPYKGKGVRYAGEVVRRKAGKAGK from the coding sequence ATGTCACGAATCGGACGCATGCCCATCGACATCCCCAGTGGTGTCGACGTGAAGATCGACGGCCAGGCCGTCACCGTCAAGGGCCCGAAGGGCGAGCTCGGCCTCACGGTCGCGCAGCCCATCCGGGTCGCCCTCGACGACAACCAGGTCGTCGTGACCCGACCAGATGACGAGCGCGACTCGCGCTCGCTGCACGGCCTCACGCGCACGCTCATCCAGAACCAGATCATCGGCGTGACCCAGGGATACACCAAGGGTCTCGAGGTGGTCGGCACCGGATACCGCGTGCAGTCGAAGGGCGCCGCGGTCGAGTTCGCGCTCGGCTACTCGCACTCGATCACGGTCGACCCGCCCGCCGGGATCACCTTCACGGTCGAGGGCAACAACAAGCTCACCGTCAGCGGCATTGACAAGCAGGCCGTTGGCGAAGTCGCGGCCAACATTCGCAAGCTGCGCAAGCCCGAACCATACAAGGGCAAGGGTGTGCGCTACGCCGGCGAGGTTGTCCGTCGCAAGGCCGGAAAGGCTGGTAAGTAA
- the rplR gene encoding 50S ribosomal protein L18 encodes MGLGTRGKSKTAAKGRRHARLRKRVTGTGERPRLVVTRSARHVFVQVVDDTQGRTLASASTMEGDLRTFDGDKTAKARKVGELLAERAKKAGVEAVVFDRGGNRYAGRVAAIADGAREGGLSL; translated from the coding sequence ATGGGTCTCGGAACAAGAGGCAAGAGCAAGACGGCCGCCAAGGGCCGCCGTCACGCGAGGCTGCGCAAGCGCGTCACGGGCACGGGGGAGCGCCCCCGCCTCGTCGTCACGCGCTCCGCTCGCCACGTCTTCGTGCAGGTCGTCGACGACACGCAGGGTCGTACCCTCGCGAGCGCGTCGACCATGGAGGGAGACCTCCGCACGTTCGACGGAGACAAGACTGCTAAGGCGCGCAAGGTGGGCGAGCTGCTCGCTGAGCGCGCGAAGAAGGCCGGTGTGGAGGCTGTCGTCTTCGACCGGGGCGGCAACCGCTACGCAGGACGCGTCGCGGCGATCGCCGATGGAGCTCGAGAGGGTGGGCTGAGCCTGTGA
- the rpsE gene encoding 30S ribosomal protein S5 translates to MTENAKDQTVAAAEAPVETAASSETANEPREARRGGRERNPNRDRGSRDSEKSPFLERVVTINRVSKVVKGGRRFSFTALVVVGDGNGMVGVGYGKAREVPTAISKGVEEAKKNFFRVPRVAQTIPHPVQGEAAAGVVLLRPAAAGTGVIAGGPVRAVLECAGIHDVLSKSLGSSNTINIIHATVAALKQLEEPRAVAARRGLDFEDVAPARLVRAEALAAEAAAGKGGA, encoded by the coding sequence GTGACCGAGAACGCGAAAGACCAGACCGTGGCTGCCGCTGAGGCTCCCGTGGAGACTGCTGCGTCGTCGGAGACCGCGAACGAGCCCCGTGAGGCGCGTCGCGGCGGTCGCGAGCGCAACCCCAACCGCGACCGTGGGTCGCGCGATAGCGAGAAGAGCCCCTTCCTCGAGCGCGTCGTGACGATCAACCGCGTCTCCAAGGTCGTCAAGGGCGGGCGTCGCTTCAGCTTCACCGCGCTCGTCGTCGTCGGCGACGGCAACGGCATGGTGGGCGTCGGCTACGGCAAGGCCCGCGAGGTGCCGACCGCGATCTCGAAGGGCGTCGAGGAGGCGAAGAAGAACTTCTTCCGCGTGCCTCGCGTAGCCCAGACGATCCCGCACCCCGTGCAGGGCGAAGCCGCTGCGGGTGTCGTGCTCCTGCGCCCCGCCGCTGCGGGTACCGGTGTTATCGCCGGTGGTCCCGTGCGCGCCGTGCTCGAGTGCGCCGGCATCCACGACGTGCTGAGCAAGTCGCTCGGTTCGTCGAACACGATCAACATCATCCACGCGACCGTGGCGGCGCTCAAGCAGCTCGAAGAGCCGCGTGCTGTCGCCGCCCGCCGTGGGCTCGACTTCGAGGATGTCGCTCCTGCGCGCCTCGTGCGCGCCGAGGCCCTCGCGGCCGAGGCGGCAGCCGGAAAGGGTGGTGCCTGA
- the rpmD gene encoding 50S ribosomal protein L30 translates to MAAQLKVTQIKSVISEKQNQRDTLRSLGLKRIGDSVVREDTPANRGYVTKVAHLVKVEEID, encoded by the coding sequence ATGGCCGCGCAGCTCAAGGTCACTCAGATCAAGTCCGTAATCAGCGAGAAGCAGAACCAGCGCGACACCCTGCGCAGCCTCGGCCTCAAGCGCATCGGCGACAGCGTCGTGCGCGAGGACACCCCGGCGAACCGCGGGTACGTCACCAAGGTTGCTCACCTCGTCAAGGTCGAGGAGATTGACTAA
- the secY gene encoding preprotein translocase subunit SecY, with amino-acid sequence MFRAIGRIFRTPDLRRKIGFTLGIVALFRLGSFIPAPFVDYQNVQLCLAGNEGATGLYQLVNLFSGGALLQLSIFALGIMPYITASIITQLLRVVIPHFDTLHKEGQAGQAKLTQYTRYMTIALAVLQSTTLITVARAGALFPTTSGVAECSQLITNDAWYAILLMVITMTAGTGLIMWLGELVTERGIGNGMSLLIFVSIAATFPSALWSIAVTSGFEIFLLVLALGILVMGAVVFVEQSQRRIPVQYAKRMVGRRTFGGNNTYIPIKVNMAGVVPVIFASSLLYLPALVAQFNQPAAGETAPEWVVWIQNNLVSGDNWIYMVVYFLLIVGFTYFYVAITFNPEEVADNMKKYGGFIPGIRAGRPTAEYLDYVLTRVTLPGSLYLGLVALIPLLAFASVGANQNFPFGGASILIIVGVGLETVKQIDAQLQQRHYEGLLR; translated from the coding sequence GTGTTCAGAGCAATCGGGCGGATCTTCCGCACGCCAGACCTGCGCCGGAAGATCGGTTTCACACTCGGAATCGTCGCGCTCTTCCGCCTGGGTTCCTTCATCCCCGCGCCGTTCGTGGACTACCAGAACGTGCAGCTGTGTCTGGCGGGCAACGAGGGAGCCACGGGCCTGTACCAGCTCGTCAACCTGTTCAGCGGCGGGGCGCTCCTGCAGCTGTCGATCTTCGCGCTCGGCATCATGCCCTACATCACCGCGTCGATCATCACGCAGCTGCTGCGCGTCGTCATCCCGCACTTCGACACCCTCCACAAGGAGGGCCAGGCCGGTCAGGCCAAGCTCACGCAGTACACGCGCTACATGACGATCGCGCTCGCCGTGCTGCAGTCGACGACGCTCATCACCGTCGCACGAGCCGGAGCGCTCTTCCCGACGACGAGCGGTGTCGCCGAGTGCAGCCAGCTCATCACGAACGACGCCTGGTACGCGATCCTGCTCATGGTCATCACGATGACCGCCGGCACGGGCCTCATCATGTGGCTCGGCGAGCTCGTCACCGAGCGCGGCATCGGCAACGGCATGTCGCTGCTCATCTTCGTCTCCATCGCGGCGACGTTCCCGTCAGCGCTCTGGTCCATCGCCGTCACCTCCGGCTTCGAGATCTTCCTGCTCGTCCTCGCGCTCGGCATCCTCGTGATGGGCGCGGTCGTGTTCGTCGAGCAGTCGCAGCGCCGCATCCCCGTGCAGTACGCCAAGCGCATGGTGGGTCGGCGCACTTTCGGCGGCAACAACACGTACATCCCCATCAAGGTCAACATGGCCGGTGTCGTGCCCGTCATCTTCGCCTCGTCACTGCTGTACCTGCCCGCGCTCGTCGCGCAGTTCAACCAGCCGGCGGCCGGGGAGACCGCGCCGGAGTGGGTCGTCTGGATCCAGAACAACCTCGTCTCCGGCGACAACTGGATCTACATGGTCGTGTACTTCCTGCTCATCGTCGGCTTCACGTACTTCTACGTCGCGATCACGTTCAACCCTGAAGAGGTCGCCGACAACATGAAGAAGTACGGTGGCTTCATCCCCGGCATCCGCGCGGGGCGCCCGACCGCGGAGTACCTCGACTACGTCCTGACCCGCGTGACCCTGCCCGGCTCCCTGTACCTGGGGCTCGTGGCACTCATCCCGCTCCTGGCCTTCGCCTCGGTGGGAGCGAACCAGAACTTCCCGTTCGGTGGCGCGAGCATCCTCATCATCGTCGGCGTCGGCCTCGAGACGGTGAAGCAGATCGATGCGCAGCTGCAGCAGCGGCACTACGAGGGCCTGCTGCGATGA
- a CDS encoding adenylate kinase, with amino-acid sequence MSEARLLLIGPPGAGKGTQAHALSDALGVPAISTGDIFRDNVRNETELGRQAKAYMDAGDNVPDSLTNDLVRDRLAQDDCAGGFLLDGYPRTTDQVRALDEFLAGQGTSMDAVIELVADPDVVVERLRKRALDQGRADDDESVVRHRLTVYREQTAPLIDVYAQRGLLSQVDGIGEIDQVTGRIRTALAERGIHVPA; translated from the coding sequence ATGAGCGAAGCACGACTGCTCCTCATCGGCCCTCCCGGGGCGGGCAAGGGCACGCAGGCGCACGCCCTCTCCGACGCACTCGGCGTGCCGGCCATCTCGACGGGCGACATCTTCCGTGACAACGTGCGCAACGAGACCGAGCTGGGACGTCAGGCGAAGGCGTACATGGATGCCGGCGACAACGTGCCGGACTCGCTCACCAACGACCTCGTGCGCGATCGACTCGCACAGGATGACTGCGCCGGGGGCTTCCTGCTCGACGGCTATCCCCGCACGACCGATCAGGTGCGCGCCCTCGACGAGTTCCTCGCCGGCCAGGGCACGTCCATGGACGCCGTCATCGAGCTCGTTGCAGACCCCGACGTCGTCGTCGAGCGGTTGCGCAAGCGCGCTCTCGACCAGGGTCGCGCTGACGACGACGAGTCGGTCGTGCGACACCGCCTGACGGTCTACCGCGAGCAGACGGCGCCCCTCATCGACGTGTACGCCCAACGAGGCCTGCTGAGCCAGGTCGACGGCATCGGCGAGATCGACCAGGTCACGGGGCGCATCCGCACCGCGCTCGCCGAGCGCGGCATCCACGTTCCCGCGTGA
- the infA gene encoding translation initiation factor IF-1, producing MAKKDGVIEIEGSVVEALPNAMFRVELSNGHKVLAHISGKMRQHYIRILPEDRVIVELSPYDLTRGRIVYRYK from the coding sequence ATGGCCAAAAAAGACGGTGTCATCGAGATCGAAGGCTCGGTGGTCGAAGCGCTGCCCAACGCGATGTTCCGCGTTGAGTTGAGCAACGGCCACAAGGTTCTCGCCCACATTTCGGGCAAGATGCGCCAGCACTACATCCGCATCCTCCCCGAGGACCGCGTGATCGTGGAGCTGAGCCCCTACGACCTGACCCGCGGCCGGATCGTCTACCGCTACAAGTAA
- the rpmJ gene encoding 50S ribosomal protein L36, translating into MKVNPSVKPICDKCKVIRRHGNVMVICDNPRHKQRQG; encoded by the coding sequence ATGAAGGTCAACCCCAGCGTCAAGCCCATCTGCGACAAGTGCAAGGTGATCCGTCGTCACGGCAACGTGATGGTCATCTGCGACAACCCCCGGCACAAGCAGCGTCAGGGTTAA
- the rpsM gene encoding 30S ribosomal protein S13, which yields MARLAGVDIPRDKRVEVALTYIYGVGRTRATQTLAETGIDRNIRVKDLTDDQLVALRDHIEGTYKVEGDLRREVAADIRRKVEIGSYEGIRHRRGLPVRGQRTKTNARTRKGPKRTVAGKKKAR from the coding sequence ATGGCCCGTCTTGCCGGAGTCGACATTCCTCGCGATAAGCGCGTCGAAGTCGCCCTCACCTACATCTACGGCGTTGGCCGTACTCGCGCGACGCAGACGCTCGCCGAGACCGGTATCGACCGGAACATCCGCGTCAAGGACCTCACCGACGACCAGCTCGTCGCGCTCCGCGACCACATCGAAGGCACCTACAAGGTCGAGGGTGACCTCCGCCGCGAGGTCGCCGCCGACATTCGCCGCAAGGTGGAGATCGGGTCGTACGAGGGCATCCGCCACCGCCGCGGCCTGCCCGTGCGCGGTCAGCGCACCAAGACCAACGCGCGCACCCGCAAGGGACCCAAGCGCACCGTCGCCGGCAAGAAGAAGGCCCGATAG
- the rpsK gene encoding 30S ribosomal protein S11 — protein sequence MAAPKSAARKPRRKEKKSIAVGQAHIKSTFNNTIVSITDPSGAVVSWASSGQVGFKGSRKSTPFAAQLAAESAARQAQEHGMKKVDVFVKGPGSGRETAIRSLQAAGLEVGSISDVTPQAHNGCRPPKRRRV from the coding sequence ATGGCAGCACCGAAGTCGGCCGCTCGTAAGCCGCGTCGCAAAGAGAAGAAGAGCATCGCCGTGGGCCAGGCCCACATCAAGTCCACCTTCAACAACACGATCGTGTCGATCACGGACCCGAGCGGCGCCGTTGTGAGCTGGGCATCGTCCGGGCAGGTCGGATTCAAGGGCTCGCGCAAGTCGACGCCCTTCGCCGCTCAGCTCGCCGCCGAGTCTGCCGCGCGTCAGGCGCAGGAGCACGGCATGAAGAAGGTCGACGTCTTCGTCAAGGGCCCGGGCTCCGGTCGCGAGACGGCGATCCGCTCGCTTCAGGCCGCGGGCCTCGAGGTCGGGTCGATCAGCGACGTGACTCCGCAGGCGCACAACGGGTGCCGCCCGCCGAAGCGTCGTCGGGTCTAG